The Saimiri boliviensis isolate mSaiBol1 chromosome 19, mSaiBol1.pri, whole genome shotgun sequence genome contains the following window.
caccatacccagccgaTCTGATCCACCTTCTTGGCCGAATCATTCATGACCTTTCTCGTGCCAGGTTTCTGGATGCCTATGCTGAGCACAAGTTACAGTTCTGGGCAGTGACAGCTGAAAATGAGCCTTCTGCTGGGCTGTTCAGTGGATACCCCTTCCAGTGCCTGGGCTTCACCCCCGAACATCAGCGAGACTTCATTGCCCGTGACCTAGGTCCTACCCTTGCCAACAGTACTCACCGCAATGTCCGTCTACTTATGCTGGATGACCAACGCTTGCTGCTGCCCCACTGGGCGCAGGTGGTAAGGCCCGGACCTCCATGGTGCCCCAGTGACCTCCAAATCTAGCATCCAAATGACTGGCTCCCAAACTCAGGGAGATTTCTCAGCtcaattatggattcctagagcACCATCTCTCTGGACCTCCAGGGCCCCACGGATCCCCACAGTTGTCACGTTAAACCTCTCTAGgacaggggtggtggctcacatctgtaatcccagcactttgggaggccaaggtgggcagatcacttgaacccaaggagttcaagaccagcctgggaaacatggtgaaaccccatctctactatgtatatatatacacacacacacacacacacacacacacacaaattagctgggtgtggtaccctggtagtcccagctactcaagaggctaaggcaggaggactgattgagcctaggaagtcaaggctgcagttagctgtgattgcgccactgtactccagcctaagagacagagtgagtcctgtttcaaaaacaaaagacatccCTCCCATAACCTCTCTAGTTGCATTCTTCCCACCACTCCTCTTCAGGATTCCTAGAAGAGGAACTAGAAGTTCCAGAAAGCTGTGTGCAGGGTCCAGGGTCAGTGGCTCTTCCTTTGCAGGTACTGACAGACCCAGAGGCAGCTCAGTATGTTGATGGCATTGCTGTACATTGGTACCTGGACTTCCTGGCTCCAGCCAAAGCCACCCTAGGGGAGACACACCGCCTGTTCCCCAACACCATGCTCTTTGCCTCAGAGGCCTGTGTGGGCTCCAAGTTCTGGGAGCAGAGTGTGCGGCTAGGCTCTTGGGATCGAGGGATGCAGTACAGCCACAGCATCATCACGGTAAGCCACCCCAGTCCCGCTTCCTGCAGAGCAGACCTCAGACCCCTTCCTGGTCTCACCAAAGACGGACAGAAGACCTTCCTCTCCACCTTCTCCCCAGCTAGCCTGTCCCTTTGGGCAATTCTGGGGAACCATGATTTTCTGTCTTGCCTTTCCTTCACAGGTCTGCACACCTCACTGCCCCTTTGCAACTACTGAGGCActtgcacctgcctcagctccccttGAGATGCCTCAGTCTTCACGACCCCTCCTTAGCTATTAAGGAGACAGTGCACTCGTCACAGGGCTGAGCTACCCTCAGCCCCCTCTCCCTCATGTGACCCTTACCTACCCTCTCTGGGGACCCCCAGTGTTGAGCCTTTTGTCTCTTTGTCTAGAACCTCCTGTACCACGTGGTCGGCTGGACTGACTGGAACCTCGCCCTGAACCCCGAAGGAGGACCCAACTGGGTGCGTAACTTTGTCGACAGCCCCATCATTGTAGACATCACCAAGGACACGTTTTACAAACAGCCTATGTTCTACCACCTTGGCCACTTCAGGTGAGTGGAGGGCGGGCACCTTCATTCCATACCAGGCCTATCATCTCCTACATCACTCTACACCATGCGGGAGCAGGAAGGTGTTTAGGGTGGGAACCTTGGGAGAGGCCACCCATCCCTTCTTGCACCATGGAGGCAGGAAGTGAGTAGGTAGCAACAGACAACCCCAatgcctgaggctggggctgCGATGCGGAAAGGCAGGGTCAGCGGCCAGCAGCATGGCTCTGGGCCTAGACAACTAGGGCAGAGCTTCTGCACGACTTATGGggtaggtaggtgggtgggtgactTCTTAGATGAGGGTTTCACGGGAGGTACCCCGAGGGCCAGAGTCCCTGACCATGTCTGTTTCCCACATTCAGCAAGTTCATTCCTGAGGGCTCCCAGAGAGTGGGGCTGGTTGCCAGTGAGAAGAACGACCTGGACACAGTAGCACTGATGCATCCTGACGGCTCTGCCGTTGTGGTCGTGCTGAACCGGTGAGGGCAAGGCGGGGTCTGGGAAGTGGCTGAAGACAGGGTGGGGGCCTTGGCAGGATCACACTCTCAGCTTCTCCTCCCTGCTTCTAGCTCCTCTAAGGATGTGCCTCTTACCATCGAGGATCCTGCTGTGGGCTTCCTGGAGACGATCTCACCTGGCTACTCCATTCACACCTACGTGTGGCGTCGCCAGTGATGGAGCAGATACCCAAGGAGGCACTGGGCTCAGCCTGGGCATTAAAGGGACGGAGTCAGCGCATACACTGTCTGTGGCTAGAGGCACAGCGGGGCCAGGGTGAGCGTACAGTGACGTAAGCCCAGGAGTAGTGGTTTGGGTGACTCACTTTCCCCTCTAGGtggtgccaggggctggaggcccCTCGAACAAGATCAGAAAGCCCAAGTGTCCCGCGAGCCCCATGCTGATGTCAGCATGCACTGTGTG
Protein-coding sequences here:
- the GBA1 gene encoding lysosomal acid glucosylceramidase isoform X1; protein product: MEFSRLSREECPKPSGRISIMAASLTGLLLLQAVSWASGARPCIPKSFGYSSVVCVCNATYCDSVDPLTFPALGTFSRYESTRSGRRMELSTGTIQANRTGTGLLLTLQPEQKFQKIKGFGGAMTDAAALNILALSLPAQNLLLKSYFSEEGIEYNIIRVPMASCDFSIRVYTYADTPDDFQLYNFSLPEEDTRLKIPLIHRALQLSHRPISLFASPWTSPTWLKTNGAVNGKGSLKGQPGSIYHQTWARYFVKFLDAYAEHKLQFWAVTAENEPSAGLFSGYPFQCLGFTPEHQRDFIARDLGPTLANSTHRNVRLLMLDDQRLLLPHWAQVVLTDPEAAQYVDGIAVHWYLDFLAPAKATLGETHRLFPNTMLFASEACVGSKFWEQSVRLGSWDRGMQYSHSIITNLLYHVVGWTDWNLALNPEGGPNWVRNFVDSPIIVDITKDTFYKQPMFYHLGHFSKFIPEGSQRVGLVASEKNDLDTVALMHPDGSAVVVVLNRSSKDVPLTIEDPAVGFLETISPGYSIHTYVWRRQ
- the GBA1 gene encoding lysosomal acid glucosylceramidase isoform X2, translated to MAASLTGLLLLQAVSWASGARPCIPKSFGYSSVVCVCNATYCDSVDPLTFPALGTFSRYESTRSGRRMELSTGTIQANRTGTGLLLTLQPEQKFQKIKGFGGAMTDAAALNILALSLPAQNLLLKSYFSEEGIEYNIIRVPMASCDFSIRVYTYADTPDDFQLYNFSLPEEDTRLKIPLIHRALQLSHRPISLFASPWTSPTWLKTNGAVNGKGSLKGQPGSIYHQTWARYFVKFLDAYAEHKLQFWAVTAENEPSAGLFSGYPFQCLGFTPEHQRDFIARDLGPTLANSTHRNVRLLMLDDQRLLLPHWAQVVLTDPEAAQYVDGIAVHWYLDFLAPAKATLGETHRLFPNTMLFASEACVGSKFWEQSVRLGSWDRGMQYSHSIITNLLYHVVGWTDWNLALNPEGGPNWVRNFVDSPIIVDITKDTFYKQPMFYHLGHFSKFIPEGSQRVGLVASEKNDLDTVALMHPDGSAVVVVLNRSSKDVPLTIEDPAVGFLETISPGYSIHTYVWRRQ